In Arthrobacter citreus, a single genomic region encodes these proteins:
- a CDS encoding LysE family transporter: MNITSFILYCFIVTFTPGPTNIVILSTVHNNGTKKALEYTYGATIAFGLLLVISAIVNSMLIEIIPKILIFMQIIGSFYMLYLAYQIYKMDSSKSSISQRGTFISGFFMQFLNPKVVLFTMTVIPSYILPYYVKMPAVTISVLLITIIGFLAFITWVLFGTIFKMFLQTHKKSVNVLMALFLVYAAVMIWL; encoded by the coding sequence ATGAATATTACATCTTTTATTCTTTACTGTTTTATTGTTACATTTACACCGGGACCTACTAATATAGTTATATTATCGACAGTGCATAATAATGGGACAAAAAAGGCATTAGAATATACTTATGGTGCAACGATTGCTTTTGGATTATTACTTGTAATTTCTGCTATAGTAAACAGTATGTTGATCGAAATTATACCGAAAATATTAATTTTTATGCAAATAATTGGAAGCTTTTATATGCTGTATCTAGCCTATCAAATTTACAAAATGGATTCATCAAAATCATCCATAAGCCAAAGGGGTACTTTTATTTCAGGCTTTTTTATGCAGTTTTTAAATCCGAAGGTGGTACTATTTACTATGACTGTAATTCCTAGTTATATTCTCCCTTATTATGTCAAAATGCCTGCGGTTACAATAAGTGTTCTATTAATTACAATCATAGGGTTTTTAGCATTTATTACTTGGGTTCTATTTGGTACAATCTTTAAGATGTTTTTACAGACACATAAAAAGTCTGTTAATGTATTGATGGCATTGTTCTTAGTTTATGCCGCAGTAATGATATGGTTGTAA
- a CDS encoding S8 family serine peptidase, with product MKKSMFRNVTTLALTTGLISTTMTPGSFSQQVHAQATSKVEQVLANLTPQQREAIKQLKLSDKEGLQLSTEVDQTSDKLTSVIVEFKDKPKQTAVLEAASKGEALTTEDAQAKVDASHETFQKDLKTIFSSELKEKKNPYSIKRSYKKAFNGVAMTIPANKVKQLLKSSAVQSVYSDLQVQVELPSISESSTSGTQAATHTMVTFPGVEKLHEEGFTGKGVKVGILDTGIDYNHPDLKGAFKGGYDFVDNDNDPMETTYADWKKSGQAELGSNGEAYYTEHGTHVAGIIAGQGKNDGDLSVTGVAPDADIYSYRVLGPYGGGYTSAILAGLDKAVSDGMDIINMSLGADYNDPLYPTSIAVNNAVLAGVTAIVAAGNSGDTMYSLGAPGNSPLAITVGASDTSVSIPTYTGTLKPSTGDITADLKLGALGLGDNIADFEGKTVQMVNAAYGTEGSYWTGNTGTSTPIDVKGKVILAQRGSIGLTQIIANAKARGAIGAVLYDTPVPNGDVYLGEGYGYIPTFLISNAQGKALAAKLPSSTNTSLNFTFSNMKQLVTTGDKLAPFSSRGPSRVLYDIKPEVTAPGVSVFSTVPSYMHGADQIGNYNYAYERLSGTSMATPNVVGVAALIKQAHPDMTPSDIKATLMNTADPLSDKYSVYEVGAGRVDPYNAVHAQTEIQVKDKTSTVKSVTNSITTLADKGIKQIKNITGALSFGEQAAEGKDLADQRSITLFNKSSVDKTYDVKVQFQTLDARFTDDSRADQDAAANGVTLDVKSSVKVKKYSSANMDAQINVPKSAKLGTYEGYIVYTNQKNPDETYKIPFAIHTVKEGIDYVEGNPSAYTIPYEAGSNATRWSIGANFKLNSHMRYFDFFLVDPKTDKEIGFLGTADGMGADENTDYYFRGVLNEGRYYPLTGNPDNPISFDFKNTDPGLYKIRMIGTNDKGENFTADAPVYYGEREPKVTMNNMKAGGIYETANPTDTKVTVSGNVFDKDIDEMKAAGISASQGDDSFTYYNPNSSAEKSIPLDAQGNFNAEIPLATSGPIVNAITEYDFTDYSKASVRNYDSVIDAYFVRKGTTYTTAIADKQRINMGDSTTLTFSTKNMKTNVKKATFSFTYPNQYIDAVNVQPNAAFKGKLDVQYTTVDQGGGRTLMTITASATGDLANTGIAGDASLVDLTFKAKDLYNKAPMTLYSPNGASRFFSAVYTNVENSTVTTQGIQPYFYVTPTYSLMRGSVQAEGLMMFDGLEPEVKKFDYTKVGTKISVKDSKGKEYGVTDQLGYSGTSPNMFRTRLPITDDTFTQKIDVPGHFTFTKDFTIGIKDDGKVKAGSKPVNYEYIPGGDVNKDNVIDINDALYIQTYWGTNKRDADINFDGVVDAKDMQYVINNYMMQNPWNENSPKAVKKYKGKTLDDVLQALGLE from the coding sequence ATGAAAAAGAGTATGTTTAGAAATGTTACAACATTAGCATTAACAACAGGACTTATAAGTACTACAATGACACCAGGTTCCTTTTCACAACAAGTACATGCACAAGCAACATCAAAGGTTGAGCAAGTATTAGCAAATCTTACGCCTCAGCAGCGTGAGGCAATTAAGCAATTGAAATTAAGTGATAAAGAAGGACTTCAATTATCTACTGAAGTCGATCAAACAAGTGACAAGCTTACGTCTGTCATTGTCGAGTTTAAGGACAAGCCTAAACAGACTGCTGTCTTAGAAGCAGCGTCAAAAGGGGAAGCGCTTACAACTGAAGATGCACAAGCAAAAGTTGATGCTTCACACGAAACGTTCCAAAAAGATTTAAAAACAATTTTTAGCAGTGAATTAAAAGAAAAGAAAAATCCGTATTCAATTAAACGTTCATATAAAAAAGCATTTAATGGGGTTGCTATGACAATTCCAGCTAACAAAGTAAAACAACTACTTAAATCAAGTGCAGTACAATCTGTTTATAGTGATTTACAAGTTCAAGTGGAACTGCCATCGATCAGCGAATCATCAACTTCCGGAACGCAAGCAGCGACTCATACAATGGTTACATTCCCTGGAGTGGAAAAACTTCACGAGGAAGGATTTACAGGAAAGGGCGTAAAAGTCGGTATTCTTGATACTGGTATTGACTATAACCACCCAGATTTAAAAGGTGCTTTTAAAGGTGGCTATGATTTCGTTGATAATGACAATGACCCTATGGAAACAACATACGCAGATTGGAAGAAGTCTGGGCAAGCTGAGTTAGGCTCAAATGGAGAAGCTTATTATACTGAGCACGGAACACATGTTGCTGGTATCATTGCTGGGCAAGGGAAAAATGATGGAGATCTTTCAGTAACAGGGGTAGCACCAGATGCTGACATTTATTCATATCGCGTATTAGGACCATATGGAGGTGGTTATACATCAGCTATTCTAGCAGGACTTGATAAAGCAGTTTCAGACGGAATGGACATTATAAACATGTCTCTTGGCGCAGATTATAATGACCCATTATATCCTACATCAATTGCTGTTAACAATGCTGTACTTGCAGGTGTAACTGCGATTGTCGCAGCAGGTAACTCTGGTGATACGATGTATTCGCTTGGCGCACCAGGTAATTCACCTTTAGCCATTACAGTTGGAGCATCCGATACTTCTGTTTCTATTCCGACATATACAGGAACATTAAAACCGTCAACAGGTGATATTACAGCAGATTTAAAACTAGGTGCTCTTGGCTTAGGTGATAATATAGCAGATTTCGAAGGGAAAACTGTGCAAATGGTTAATGCAGCATATGGTACTGAAGGTTCGTACTGGACTGGAAATACCGGAACTTCTACACCAATAGATGTTAAGGGCAAAGTAATATTGGCGCAACGAGGTAGCATCGGTTTAACTCAAATCATAGCAAATGCGAAAGCACGTGGTGCAATAGGAGCTGTATTATACGATACTCCAGTTCCTAACGGTGATGTATATCTTGGAGAAGGTTATGGCTATATCCCGACATTTTTAATTAGTAATGCACAAGGCAAAGCCTTAGCTGCGAAGTTACCATCTAGTACTAATACGTCTTTAAATTTTACTTTTAGTAATATGAAACAATTAGTCACAACAGGTGATAAATTAGCACCATTTAGCTCACGTGGTCCATCTCGTGTTTTATACGATATAAAACCTGAAGTAACGGCACCTGGAGTATCTGTTTTCTCAACTGTACCTTCTTACATGCACGGAGCAGATCAAATTGGAAACTATAATTATGCTTATGAGCGTTTATCTGGGACATCGATGGCAACTCCAAACGTTGTAGGGGTAGCAGCGTTAATAAAGCAAGCGCATCCTGACATGACTCCATCCGATATTAAGGCAACATTAATGAACACGGCAGATCCATTATCTGATAAATATAGTGTGTATGAAGTTGGGGCAGGACGTGTAGATCCATACAATGCAGTTCATGCACAAACTGAGATTCAAGTAAAAGATAAAACTTCAACTGTAAAAAGTGTAACAAATAGTATAACAACTTTAGCAGATAAAGGAATTAAACAAATAAAAAACATAACCGGTGCTTTAAGTTTCGGTGAACAAGCCGCTGAAGGTAAAGACTTGGCTGATCAACGTTCAATCACTTTATTTAATAAATCATCTGTCGATAAGACATATGACGTAAAAGTTCAATTCCAGACGTTAGATGCGCGTTTTACAGACGATTCTAGAGCAGACCAAGATGCAGCTGCAAATGGCGTTACATTAGATGTGAAATCATCTGTAAAAGTAAAAAAATATAGCAGTGCAAATATGGATGCTCAGATCAATGTTCCTAAATCTGCAAAACTAGGAACCTATGAAGGATATATTGTTTACACAAATCAAAAGAATCCTGATGAAACATATAAAATTCCATTTGCGATTCACACTGTAAAAGAAGGAATTGACTATGTGGAAGGTAATCCATCTGCCTATACAATACCATATGAAGCAGGAAGTAATGCGACAAGATGGTCAATTGGAGCAAACTTTAAATTAAATTCACATATGCGTTATTTTGATTTCTTTCTTGTCGATCCAAAAACAGATAAAGAAATTGGCTTCTTAGGTACTGCGGACGGAATGGGAGCAGACGAAAATACTGATTATTATTTCCGAGGCGTGCTAAATGAAGGTAGATATTATCCGTTAACTGGTAATCCAGACAATCCAATCTCATTTGATTTTAAAAACACAGATCCGGGATTATATAAGATTCGAATGATAGGAACTAACGATAAAGGGGAAAACTTTACAGCAGATGCACCGGTATACTATGGAGAGAGAGAGCCAAAGGTAACAATGAACAATATGAAGGCTGGAGGTATTTACGAAACAGCTAATCCAACCGACACAAAAGTTACCGTATCAGGAAATGTATTTGATAAAGATATTGACGAGATGAAGGCAGCAGGTATTTCTGCTTCACAGGGTGATGATAGTTTTACTTATTATAATCCTAATAGCTCGGCGGAAAAAAGCATTCCATTGGACGCACAAGGAAATTTCAATGCTGAAATACCATTAGCTACTTCTGGTCCAATTGTCAATGCTATTACAGAGTATGACTTCACAGATTATAGCAAGGCAAGTGTTCGAAATTATGATAGTGTGATAGATGCCTATTTTGTTAGAAAAGGAACGACTTATACAACTGCAATTGCTGACAAGCAACGAATCAACATGGGTGATTCAACGACCCTAACTTTCTCAACAAAAAATATGAAAACAAACGTAAAAAAAGCAACGTTCAGTTTCACTTATCCAAATCAATACATTGATGCAGTAAATGTACAACCGAATGCTGCATTTAAAGGCAAGTTAGATGTTCAATATACGACTGTTGATCAAGGTGGCGGAAGAACGTTAATGACCATTACTGCTTCGGCGACTGGAGACCTTGCGAATACAGGCATAGCTGGAGATGCATCGTTAGTGGACTTAACATTCAAAGCAAAAGATCTCTACAACAAAGCGCCAATGACACTTTACAGTCCAAATGGTGCTAGCAGATTCTTTAGCGCTGTTTATACAAATGTGGAGAATAGTACAGTAACGACACAAGGTATACAACCATATTTCTATGTGACACCGACATATTCACTTATGAGAGGATCAGTTCAGGCAGAAGGATTAATGATGTTTGATGGTTTAGAACCTGAAGTGAAAAAATTTGATTATACAAAAGTAGGTACAAAAATTAGCGTCAAAGATTCAAAAGGTAAAGAATATGGTGTGACGGATCAGCTAGGATATTCTGGCACATCACCAAACATGTTTAGAACGAGATTACCGATAACAGACGATACGTTTACACAAAAAATTGACGTACCAGGTCACTTTACATTTACGAAAGATTTTACAATTGGAATAAAAGACGATGGAAAAGTGAAAGCCGGATCGAAACCAGTTAATTATGAGTATATCCCTGGTGGAGATGTGAATAAAGATAATGTTATTGATATAAATGATGCGTTATACATCCAAACGTATTGGGGTACAAATAAACGTGATGCTGACATTAACTTTGATGGTGTAGTTGACGCAAAAGATATGCAGTATGTAATTAATAACTACATGATGCAAAATCCATGGAATGAAAATTCTCCAAAGGCAGTTAAGAAATACAAAGGTAAAACATTAGATGATGTTTTACAAGCACTAGGCTTAGAATAA
- a CDS encoding LysR family transcriptional regulator — translation MKYAVTSGNFLKVARKYHVSESDIIQSLSMLENEIGFKLIECSSDTKVVLTFIGTRIISFVKEVVKEYEELGEKIKEIKR, via the coding sequence ATGAAATACGCTGTCACAAGTGGAAATTTTTTAAAAGTTGCTAGGAAGTATCATGTTAGTGAGTCTGACATTATACAATCTCTATCTATGTTAGAAAACGAAATTGGATTTAAACTAATTGAGTGTTCGAGTGACACTAAAGTTGTACTTACATTCATAGGAACTAGGATTATTTCATTTGTAAAAGAAGTAGTAAAGGAATATGAGGAGTTAGGTGAAAAAATTAAAGAAATAAAAAGGTAA
- a CDS encoding S8 family serine peptidase: protein MKRLIKSTAVVALGTGVLLNGFPVTQHQPIAKAATQSAIEQVLSKLTPQQLQAIKQLKLTDKEGLQLSSEVDQTSDKPTSVIVEFKDKPQQTAVIEAASNGDTLSAADAQAKVEDSHETFQKDLKTIFSSELKAKKNPYSIKRSYKKAFNGVAMTIPANKIKSLLKSSAVQSVYSDLQVHVEPPSISESSTTGTQAATHTSVTFPGIEKLHEEGYTGKGVKVGILDTGIDYNHPDLKDAFKGGYDFVDNDNDPMETTYADWQKSGQPEIGSSGEAYYTEHGTHVAGIIAGQGKNKGDLSVTGVAPDADIYSYRVLGAYGSGSMSAILAGLDKAVSDGMDVINMSLGADYNDPLYPTTIAVNNAVLAGVTAVVAAGNSGDEMYSLGAPGNSPLAITVGASDTSVSIPTYTGTAHPSTGDLPADLKLTAQGLTDNVADFDGQTLQMVNVDYGNESSYWMGNVGTSEQKDVKGKVVLAQRGSIGISQIIANAKSHGAKAVVLYDAPTPLGDVYLGEGYGYIPTFIMSNAQGKALAAKLPTADAKANTIYSTMDFTFSNMKQVVTTGDKLATFSSRGPSRVLYDIKPEVTAPGVSVFSTVPSYMHGADQIGNYNYAYERLSGTSMATPNVAGVAALIKQVHPDMTPADVKATLMNTADPLSDKYSVYEVGAGRVDPYNAVHAQTEIQVKDKTSTVKDNSTNYGGETLASKGIQQIKNITGAVSFGEQAIEDKDLTDKRSMTLFNKSSVDKTYDVKVQFQTLDARFTDDSRADQDAAANGVTLDVKSSVKVKKYSSANMDATINVPKSAKLGTYEGYIVYTNQNNPNETYKVPFAIHTVKEGIEYLTANPSAAYTIPYESGSNYTRWSLGVDFKLNSHMRYFEFFLVDPKTDKEIGFLGSADGIAADENKDYYYRGVLNEGQYYPLTGNPDNPISFDFKNTEPGAYTIRMVGTNDKGENFTADTPVYYGVKEPKVAMNNMKAGGIYETANPTDTKVTVSGNVFDKDIDEMKAAGITASQGDNTFTYYNPNNSAEKSIPVDAQGNFNAEIPLATSGPIVNAITEYDFTDYSKATVRNYGSVVDAYFVRQGTAYTTAISDKKSINMGDSTTVTFSTKNVKTNVKKAVFSFQYPSAFLDVVNVQPNAAFKDKLDVQYTNVPQAGGKTLMTITASATGDLANTGIVGDASLVDLTFKAKDQYYKGTMSFFSANGSSRFFNAVYTNVDNSTVTTQGIQPYFYVTPTYSLMRGQVQAEGLMMFDGLEPEMKNLDYNKAGTKISVKDSKGKEYGVTDQLGYSSTSPFAFRTRLPLTDDTFTQKIDVPGHFTFTKDFTIGYKEDGKVTAASKPVNYEYIPGGDVNKDNVIDINDALYIQTYWGTNKRDADINYDGVVDAKDMQYVINNYMMQNPWNDNSPKAKTKYKGQTLDDVLQALGLE from the coding sequence ATGAAACGTTTAATCAAAAGTACAGCAGTTGTAGCATTAGGTACGGGTGTACTACTTAATGGATTTCCAGTAACACAACATCAGCCAATTGCAAAAGCTGCAACTCAATCAGCAATTGAACAAGTGCTTTCAAAACTTACACCACAGCAGCTACAGGCAATTAAGCAATTGAAATTAACTGACAAAGAGGGGCTTCAATTATCTTCTGAAGTCGATCAAACTAGTGACAAGCCTACATCTGTCATTGTCGAGTTTAAGGACAAGCCTCAGCAGACTGCGGTTATCGAAGCAGCATCAAATGGTGATACGCTTTCAGCAGCGGATGCGCAAGCAAAAGTAGAGGATTCACATGAAACATTCCAAAAAGATTTAAAAACAATTTTTAGTAGTGAATTAAAAGCAAAGAAAAATCCATATTCAATTAAACGTTCATATAAGAAAGCATTCAATGGGGTTGCAATGACAATTCCAGCTAACAAAATAAAATCACTTCTTAAATCAAGTGCAGTACAATCTGTATATAGTGATTTACAAGTTCATGTAGAGCCACCATCCATAAGTGAATCATCAACTACAGGAACGCAAGCTGCAACTCATACATCGGTTACTTTCCCAGGTATCGAAAAACTTCATGAAGAAGGTTATACGGGAAAAGGCGTAAAAGTTGGTATTCTTGATACTGGAATTGATTATAATCACCCAGATTTAAAAGATGCGTTTAAAGGTGGTTATGATTTCGTTGATAATGACAATGATCCAATGGAAACAACATATGCAGATTGGCAGAAGTCCGGTCAGCCTGAAATAGGTTCAAGTGGTGAAGCATACTATACTGAGCACGGAACACATGTTGCGGGTATCATTGCTGGACAAGGGAAAAATAAAGGAGACCTTTCAGTAACAGGAGTTGCACCAGATGCTGATATTTATTCTTATCGAGTTCTAGGAGCATATGGGTCTGGTTCAATGTCTGCGATTTTGGCAGGACTTGATAAAGCAGTATCTGATGGAATGGACGTTATTAATATGTCTCTTGGAGCAGATTACAATGATCCATTGTATCCTACAACGATTGCCGTTAACAATGCTGTCCTAGCAGGTGTTACAGCAGTTGTTGCTGCTGGAAATTCTGGAGATGAGATGTATTCGTTAGGTGCTCCAGGTAACTCGCCTTTAGCTATTACAGTAGGGGCAAGCGATACATCAGTCTCAATTCCAACTTATACAGGAACAGCGCATCCTTCGACAGGTGATCTACCAGCTGATTTAAAATTAACTGCTCAAGGTTTAACGGATAATGTAGCGGACTTCGATGGCCAAACGCTGCAAATGGTAAATGTAGACTATGGTAATGAATCTAGTTATTGGATGGGGAATGTTGGTACATCTGAGCAAAAAGATGTAAAAGGAAAGGTTGTCCTTGCGCAACGCGGTAGTATCGGAATTTCTCAAATTATTGCCAATGCTAAATCACATGGCGCAAAAGCTGTTGTATTATACGACGCACCGACTCCTTTAGGTGATGTGTATCTTGGAGAAGGTTATGGCTATATTCCGACATTTATAATGAGTAATGCACAAGGAAAGGCATTAGCGGCTAAATTGCCTACAGCGGATGCAAAAGCAAATACTATCTATTCAACGATGGACTTTACATTTAGTAATATGAAACAAGTAGTGACAACAGGTGATAAATTAGCGACATTTAGCTCTCGTGGCCCATCGCGAGTGTTATATGATATTAAACCTGAAGTAACGGCACCAGGTGTATCTGTATTCTCAACTGTACCTTCTTATATGCACGGGGCAGATCAAATTGGAAACTATAATTATGCTTATGAGCGTTTATCTGGAACATCAATGGCAACGCCTAACGTTGCAGGGGTTGCAGCTCTAATCAAGCAAGTTCATCCTGATATGACGCCTGCAGATGTTAAAGCAACACTGATGAACACAGCTGATCCACTATCTGATAAATATAGTGTTTATGAAGTTGGGGCTGGACGAGTAGACCCATACAATGCGGTTCATGCACAAACTGAGATTCAAGTAAAAGATAAAACATCAACTGTTAAAGATAATTCAACGAATTATGGTGGGGAAACGCTAGCAAGTAAGGGGATTCAACAAATTAAAAACATTACTGGCGCAGTTAGTTTTGGAGAACAAGCGATTGAAGATAAAGATTTGACAGATAAACGTTCAATGACGTTATTTAATAAATCTTCTGTCGATAAAACATATGACGTAAAAGTTCAGTTCCAAACGTTGGATGCTCGTTTTACAGACGATTCTAGAGCAGACCAAGATGCAGCTGCAAATGGCGTTACATTAGATGTGAAATCATCTGTAAAAGTCAAAAAGTATAGCAGTGCAAATATGGATGCAACAATCAACGTCCCGAAATCTGCAAAACTAGGAACATATGAAGGATATATTGTTTATACAAATCAAAACAATCCGAATGAAACATATAAAGTTCCATTTGCGATTCATACAGTAAAAGAGGGTATTGAGTATTTAACAGCTAATCCTTCAGCAGCTTATACAATACCATATGAATCAGGAAGTAATTACACTAGATGGTCATTAGGCGTAGATTTTAAATTAAATTCACATATGCGTTATTTTGAATTCTTCCTTGTCGATCCAAAAACTGATAAAGAAATCGGATTCTTAGGCTCAGCCGATGGAATAGCAGCCGATGAGAATAAAGATTATTATTACCGAGGTGTGTTAAACGAAGGTCAATATTATCCATTAACTGGTAATCCGGACAATCCGATCTCGTTTGATTTTAAAAACACAGAGCCAGGGGCATATACGATTCGCATGGTTGGTACAAATGATAAAGGCGAGAATTTCACAGCCGATACACCAGTATACTACGGAGTGAAAGAGCCAAAAGTAGCGATGAACAATATGAAAGCTGGAGGTATTTACGAAACAGCTAATCCGACTGACACAAAAGTTACTGTATCAGGAAATGTATTCGATAAAGATATTGACGAGATGAAGGCAGCAGGTATTACTGCTTCACAGGGCGATAATACTTTTACGTATTATAATCCGAATAATTCTGCAGAAAAAAGTATACCAGTAGACGCACAAGGAAATTTCAATGCTGAAATACCATTAGCTACTTCTGGTCCAATTGTCAATGCTATTACAGAATATGACTTCACAGATTATAGCAAAGCAACTGTTAGAAATTATGGTAGTGTGGTAGATGCCTATTTTGTCAGACAAGGAACGGCTTATACAACTGCAATCTCTGATAAAAAAAGTATCAATATGGGTGATTCAACGACAGTAACGTTCTCTACAAAAAATGTGAAAACAAATGTTAAGAAAGCTGTGTTTAGTTTCCAATATCCAAGCGCGTTTCTTGATGTTGTGAATGTGCAACCGAATGCGGCATTTAAAGACAAACTTGATGTTCAGTATACGAATGTCCCTCAAGCTGGAGGTAAAACGTTAATGACCATTACTGCATCGGCGACTGGAGATCTAGCGAATACAGGAATCGTTGGAGATGCATCGTTAGTAGACTTAACATTTAAAGCAAAAGACCAATACTATAAAGGTACAATGTCGTTCTTTAGTGCAAATGGTTCAAGTAGATTCTTTAACGCTGTTTATACGAATGTGGATAATAGTACAGTAACGACACAAGGTATTCAACCATATTTCTATGTGACACCGACGTACTCACTGATGAGAGGCCAAGTTCAGGCAGAAGGATTAATGATGTTTGATGGCTTAGAGCCTGAAATGAAAAATCTTGATTATAATAAAGCTGGTACAAAAATTAGCGTCAAAGATTCAAAAGGTAAAGAATATGGTGTAACAGATCAGCTAGGATATTCTAGCACATCACCATTCGCATTCAGAACGAGATTACCATTAACTGATGACACATTTACACAAAAAATTGACGTGCCTGGTCACTTTACATTTACAAAAGACTTTACAATAGGATATAAAGAGGATGGAAAAGTGACAGCTGCATCGAAACCAGTTAATTATGAATATATTCCTGGTGGAGATGTGAATAAAGATAATGTTATTGATATAAATGATGCGTTATACATCCAAACATATTGGGGAACAAATAAACGCGATGCTGACATTAACTATGATGGTGTAGTTGATGCAAAAGATATGCAGTATGTAATTAATAACTACATGATGCAAAATCCATGGAATGATAATTCTCCAAAAGCAAAAACGAAATACAAAGGCCAAACATTAGACGATGTTTTACAAGCACTTGGCTTAGAGTAA